A single window of Oxyura jamaicensis isolate SHBP4307 breed ruddy duck chromosome 3, BPBGC_Ojam_1.0, whole genome shotgun sequence DNA harbors:
- the C3H1orf131 gene encoding uncharacterized protein C1orf131 homolog, with protein GEKGRPGPESGPQTKAVAEKKSANKQEFNFEKARLEVHRFGITGYEKQEQRLWERERAIMLGAKPPKKEHINYKTYQEKMKEKKAAKEDDKGKEHKGDSLKKKKKKDLKERKAKGKKSVPSIWPAGQVGKFRDGTLILQSGDIKKIKSSKVIK; from the exons ggggagaaggggcggccgggccccgAGAGCGGCCCCCAG ACCAAAGCTGTGGCTGAAAAGAAAAGTGCGAACAAGCAAGAATTTAACTTTGAAAAA GCTCGCTTGGAAGTGCACAGGTTTGGAATCACTGGCTACGAGAAGCAAGAGCAACGTTTATGGGAACGGGAACGGGCTATCATGCTGGGAGCCAAG CCCCCCAAAAAGGAACACATCAACTACAAGACATatcaagagaaaatgaaagagaaaaaagcagcgAAGGAGGATGATAAGGGAAAG GAACACAAAGGAGATtctctgaagaagaagaagaagaaagaccTGAAGGAGAG GAAggccaaggggaaaaaatcagtgCCTAGCATTTGGCCTGCAGGACAAGTTGGAAAATTCAGAGATGGAACCTTAATTCTACAAAGTGGTgacataaagaaaattaaatcatctAAAGTTATCAAATGA